A single Pararhizobium sp. A13 DNA region contains:
- a CDS encoding aldehyde dehydrogenase family protein, with the protein MTVAKYFDEMSYGPAPEADTEAREWLARHTSGFGHFINGAFVPSASAKCFDTFEPATGKVLAKLANGGTADVDNAVAAARKAQASWARLSGHARARHLYALARMIQRHARLIAVVEAIDNGKPIRETRDLDVPLAARHFYHHAGWAQIQDTEFADHVPVGVVGQIIPWNFPFLMLAWKVAPALALGNAVVLKPAEFTSLTALLFAELASAAGLPPGVLNIVTGDGETGALLVGHEDIDKIAFTGSTEVGRVIRERTAGSGKSLTLELGGKSPFIVFDDADIDGAVEGVVDAIWFNQGQVCCAGSRLLVQEGIADLFHARLKRRMQTLRVGQPLDKCIDMGAIIAPVQLTRIEALVKKGVSEGATLHQAKIDMPKGGSFYPPTLLSGVQPTSTVATEEIFGPVAVSMTFRTPEEAIQLANHTRYGLAASLWSETIGLALNVAAKLAAGVVWVNATNLFDAAVGFGGKRESGFGREGGREGCYEYLKPKAWIGRKARTATPALSQVKPAAGDFTLSTIDRTAKLFIGGKQARPDGNYSRVIASPKGKAIGEVGEGNRKDIRNAVVAAQAASAWSNATAHNRAQILYYVAENLSGRADEFAARITAMTGASAANAKAEVDAAISRLFTYAAWADKYEGVVHQPPLRGVALAMPEAIGVVGVICPPEAPLLGFVSLVAPLIATGNRVVAVPSEPYPLSATDFYSILETSDVPAGVVNIVTGSADELARTLAAHNDVDALWAFGSTELSAMVEKLSSGNLKRTFVDNGKVTDWMDKAAAEGVVYLRRAVDVKNIWIPYGE; encoded by the coding sequence ATGACTGTTGCCAAATATTTCGACGAAATGTCCTACGGCCCCGCACCTGAAGCCGATACAGAAGCTCGCGAATGGCTGGCGCGCCACACTTCCGGCTTCGGTCACTTCATTAATGGCGCGTTCGTGCCCTCCGCGTCAGCTAAGTGCTTCGACACGTTCGAACCGGCTACCGGCAAGGTCCTGGCGAAGCTCGCGAATGGCGGCACGGCGGATGTGGACAACGCGGTTGCCGCGGCCCGCAAGGCACAGGCGTCATGGGCACGGCTGTCGGGTCATGCGCGCGCGCGCCATCTCTATGCCCTTGCCCGGATGATCCAGCGCCATGCGCGTCTGATTGCTGTGGTCGAGGCCATCGATAACGGCAAACCGATCCGCGAGACCCGCGATCTCGACGTGCCGCTGGCAGCCCGTCATTTCTATCATCATGCCGGATGGGCGCAAATCCAGGACACGGAATTTGCCGATCATGTGCCGGTGGGCGTCGTCGGTCAGATCATCCCGTGGAATTTCCCATTCCTGATGCTGGCCTGGAAAGTGGCGCCGGCCCTGGCGCTCGGCAATGCCGTCGTTCTAAAACCTGCCGAATTCACATCGCTGACGGCGCTTCTCTTTGCCGAACTCGCATCCGCAGCGGGCCTTCCGCCGGGCGTGCTCAACATCGTGACGGGAGACGGCGAAACAGGAGCGCTGCTTGTCGGGCACGAGGATATCGACAAGATTGCCTTTACCGGATCGACCGAAGTCGGGCGCGTCATTCGTGAGCGTACCGCGGGCAGCGGTAAATCGTTGACATTGGAACTCGGCGGCAAGTCACCTTTCATCGTTTTTGACGACGCAGATATTGACGGCGCCGTGGAAGGCGTCGTCGATGCGATCTGGTTCAATCAGGGGCAGGTCTGCTGCGCGGGTTCGCGGCTTCTGGTCCAAGAAGGCATTGCCGATCTTTTCCATGCGCGGCTGAAGCGCCGTATGCAGACATTGCGGGTCGGCCAGCCTCTGGATAAATGCATCGACATGGGTGCGATCATCGCGCCTGTGCAATTGACGCGCATCGAAGCACTGGTGAAAAAGGGAGTTTCAGAAGGCGCGACGCTGCATCAAGCCAAGATCGACATGCCGAAGGGCGGCAGCTTCTATCCGCCAACGCTTCTCAGCGGCGTGCAGCCGACATCGACCGTCGCGACCGAGGAAATCTTCGGGCCGGTTGCGGTCTCCATGACTTTCCGTACACCGGAAGAGGCGATCCAGCTTGCCAATCACACGCGCTACGGCCTCGCCGCCAGCCTCTGGAGCGAGACGATCGGCTTGGCGCTGAACGTTGCGGCGAAGCTCGCAGCAGGCGTGGTTTGGGTGAATGCCACCAATTTGTTCGACGCAGCCGTCGGTTTTGGCGGCAAACGCGAATCCGGTTTCGGCCGGGAAGGCGGACGGGAAGGTTGTTACGAATATCTGAAGCCGAAGGCTTGGATCGGTCGCAAGGCGCGCACAGCAACGCCCGCTCTTTCGCAAGTGAAGCCGGCTGCCGGCGATTTTACCCTGTCCACCATTGACCGGACGGCAAAGCTCTTCATCGGTGGCAAGCAGGCGCGGCCGGACGGCAATTATTCCCGTGTCATCGCCTCACCCAAGGGCAAGGCGATCGGCGAAGTTGGCGAGGGCAACCGCAAGGACATCCGCAATGCCGTGGTTGCCGCTCAAGCCGCCTCCGCTTGGTCGAACGCTACCGCCCATAACCGCGCCCAGATTCTCTACTATGTCGCCGAAAACCTCAGTGGTCGCGCCGATGAGTTCGCCGCGCGGATAACAGCGATGACCGGCGCTTCCGCAGCCAATGCAAAAGCAGAGGTTGACGCCGCGATTTCGCGCCTCTTCACCTATGCAGCCTGGGCGGACAAATATGAAGGCGTCGTTCACCAGCCGCCGCTTCGCGGTGTTGCCCTGGCTATGCCGGAAGCCATCGGCGTCGTTGGCGTCATTTGCCCGCCGGAAGCGCCGCTGCTCGGCTTTGTCAGTCTGGTGGCGCCACTGATTGCCACTGGCAATCGTGTCGTCGCGGTGCCGAGCGAACCCTATCCGCTGTCGGCGACGGATTTCTATTCCATTCTGGAAACGTCGGATGTGCCTGCTGGTGTCGTCAATATCGTCACCGGATCGGCGGACGAACTGGCAAGGACCCTTGCCGCACACAATGACGTCGATGCGTTGTGGGCCTTCGGCTCCACTGAACTTTCGGCGATGGTGGAGAAGCTGTCTTCGGGCAATCTGAAGCGAACTTTCGTGGACAATGGCAAGGTAACGGATTGGATGGACAAGGCCGCCGCCGAAGGTGTGGTGTACCTTCGGCGTGCTGTGGATGTGAAGAATATCTGGATCCCCTACGGAGAATAA
- a CDS encoding RES family NAD+ phosphorylase: MGKAKTGPGDKRVAVSTADLPAPPNDLPKSVKIMIWPKGQIIHRIHLNLYRGVQFNPGVRGNARFSPIRDAMGASVPTLYGGTTFDCAAMETVFHDVPFAAGLKTYDRQKLTGQVYSQVAPQRDFALADLSSTALRKLGIQRNQLIDTEKDRYPDTRAWAEAIHTQCPDIEGLCWISRQDDRAQALVLFGDRVSAKDLVPRGDSIDVVSDLDAYSSLLGLADRIGVNIVDGKA; this comes from the coding sequence ATGGGTAAAGCGAAAACCGGACCAGGAGATAAACGGGTCGCTGTATCGACCGCCGATCTCCCTGCCCCGCCAAATGACCTGCCGAAATCCGTGAAAATTATGATCTGGCCGAAGGGCCAGATCATTCATCGAATCCATCTGAATCTGTACCGGGGTGTACAGTTCAATCCAGGCGTGAGAGGGAATGCGCGATTCAGCCCTATAAGGGATGCCATGGGAGCGAGCGTACCGACCCTCTACGGAGGCACAACGTTCGACTGCGCCGCAATGGAAACGGTCTTTCATGACGTGCCTTTTGCGGCCGGCCTGAAGACCTATGATCGGCAGAAGCTGACCGGACAGGTCTACTCGCAAGTCGCTCCCCAACGTGACTTCGCGCTGGCCGACCTAAGTTCGACCGCCTTGCGAAAACTTGGTATCCAGCGCAACCAGTTGATCGATACAGAAAAGGATCGTTATCCAGACACGCGCGCGTGGGCGGAGGCGATCCATACTCAGTGTCCTGATATCGAGGGCCTATGCTGGATATCGCGCCAAGACGATCGTGCTCAAGCTCTAGTGTTGTTCGGGGACAGGGTGTCAGCGAAGGATCTCGTGCCACGGGGTGATTCAATTGACGTCGTTTCAGACCTTGATGCCTACTCGTCGCTACTCGGGTTGGCGGATCGGATTGGCGTGAACATCGTCGATGGAAAGGCGTAA
- a CDS encoding nuclear transport factor 2 family protein: MLASDLTKFIEQDHLALDAFVKGDPEPLKNLYSRRDDVIIANPFGPPAKGWERAAATMERAATNYRDGEATAFERISEYATADLGYIIEVERFRSKVGGGDKLVPIALRVTTIFRREEGGWRIVLRHADPITSRRPSASIVGE; the protein is encoded by the coding sequence ATGCTAGCCTCTGACCTAACGAAATTTATCGAACAGGATCATCTGGCTTTGGATGCCTTCGTGAAGGGTGATCCTGAACCTCTGAAAAATCTCTACTCGCGACGGGATGACGTTATTATCGCTAATCCGTTCGGGCCGCCGGCGAAGGGGTGGGAAAGGGCCGCCGCGACCATGGAACGGGCTGCCACCAATTACCGGGACGGCGAGGCCACCGCCTTTGAGCGCATCTCCGAGTACGCGACGGCGGACTTGGGGTACATCATCGAGGTCGAGCGTTTCCGATCCAAGGTCGGTGGTGGCGACAAGCTGGTGCCGATTGCGCTTCGGGTCACCACCATATTCCGGCGAGAGGAAGGCGGGTGGAGGATCGTCCTTCGTCATGCCGATCCGATAACCTCACGCCGCCCGTCGGCGTCCATAGTCGGAGAGTAG
- a CDS encoding carbohydrate ABC transporter permease, which yields MAKRSFNNTVLPTVLTYLGLAGGLVFAGFPILWMFFTSLKSNTEIFALPPRLLPDHFTNVAYLSIFNDPVKVRFFINSYLVAGVVTLLTVLIAILTAYGFSRYSFRFKNTLNVFIISTQTVPPITLLIPYFGMVVAFGIFNTYFALILTYMVFTLPYAILLMTGYLNTLPKELDEAVLVDGGSSWTALWRVIVPLSVPGIVATAVYTFLLAWNEFLFALTLTKSMDMRTVPIGIELLMGQHAFEWNEMMAMSVLGSLPLLVLYLIAQRYFLAGMTAGSVKS from the coding sequence ATGGCAAAGCGTTCTTTCAACAACACCGTGTTACCGACCGTACTGACATATCTCGGGCTTGCAGGAGGTCTGGTGTTCGCGGGCTTTCCGATCCTGTGGATGTTTTTCACATCTCTGAAATCGAACACCGAGATCTTTGCCCTGCCGCCGAGGCTGCTGCCCGACCATTTCACGAACGTTGCCTATCTTTCGATCTTCAACGATCCGGTCAAGGTCCGGTTCTTCATCAACAGCTATCTCGTCGCCGGAGTGGTTACCCTTCTAACGGTGCTGATCGCCATTCTAACGGCCTATGGGTTCAGCCGGTATTCGTTTCGGTTCAAGAACACGCTTAACGTCTTCATCATCAGCACACAGACCGTGCCACCGATCACCCTTCTGATCCCCTACTTCGGCATGGTCGTTGCCTTCGGCATTTTTAATACCTATTTCGCGCTGATCCTGACCTATATGGTCTTTACCCTGCCTTACGCCATCCTTCTGATGACGGGCTATCTTAACACCCTGCCAAAAGAGCTGGATGAAGCGGTTTTGGTCGACGGCGGGTCAAGCTGGACGGCACTGTGGCGTGTGATTGTCCCTCTTTCAGTGCCCGGTATCGTCGCGACTGCGGTCTATACGTTCCTGCTCGCGTGGAACGAATTTCTCTTTGCGCTTACTCTAACCAAGTCGATGGACATGCGTACCGTTCCGATCGGTATTGAGTTGCTCATGGGCCAGCATGCGTTTGAATGGAACGAGATGATGGCGATGAGCGTGCTCGGATCGCTTCCGCTTCTGGTTCTGTATCTGATTGCACAACGCTACTTCCTTGCGGGCATGACCGCTGGCTCTGTAAAGAGCTAG
- a CDS encoding sugar ABC transporter permease, which produces MSSANEMLMGTQARTLKPRTRKRGLLSYKTRKRLVPLLYVAPAAVLFSLLMLFPMITVLRYSLMDGAIMKKDAAFVGLQNYVTIVEDPVFWQSVGQTLYFTLMSVIFHLLIGLAFALLLNSQRIDPMIRSILRVLYILPWLFTAVIIAIIWRLLLDTNGVVNSILMALHILDFKVEWFSSTKTALHALTFANIWAGYPLYMVSLLAGLQGIPKELYEAAGIDGANEFQKFWYITIPQLMPIIISIALLDFIWTMQVFPLVWMTTGGGPIHSTEVLSTYTYKLAFSSYEFSLASASAIFILIMSMSVTYLYIKHQKAR; this is translated from the coding sequence ATGAGCAGCGCCAATGAAATGCTGATGGGGACACAAGCCAGGACACTCAAGCCCAGGACACGCAAGCGTGGCCTGCTTTCCTACAAGACGAGAAAGAGGCTTGTTCCTCTTTTGTATGTCGCCCCGGCCGCGGTTCTGTTTTCTCTGCTGATGCTGTTTCCTATGATCACCGTCCTGCGCTATTCGCTGATGGACGGAGCCATCATGAAAAAAGATGCAGCTTTCGTGGGATTGCAGAACTACGTGACGATCGTCGAAGATCCGGTTTTCTGGCAGTCGGTCGGACAGACGCTCTATTTCACGTTGATGAGTGTGATCTTCCATCTTCTGATCGGTCTGGCCTTCGCCCTGTTGCTCAATAGCCAACGCATCGATCCGATGATCAGGAGCATCCTGCGGGTTCTCTATATTCTACCATGGCTCTTTACCGCGGTGATCATCGCGATCATCTGGCGGCTGCTCTTGGATACCAATGGGGTGGTAAACAGCATCTTGATGGCGCTCCACATCTTGGACTTCAAAGTCGAGTGGTTCTCTTCGACGAAAACTGCGCTCCATGCGTTGACGTTTGCGAATATTTGGGCGGGATACCCGCTTTACATGGTCAGCCTGTTGGCCGGCCTCCAGGGTATCCCCAAGGAACTTTACGAGGCCGCAGGCATTGATGGCGCCAATGAGTTCCAAAAATTCTGGTACATCACGATTCCCCAGCTAATGCCGATCATCATCAGCATCGCGTTGCTTGATTTCATCTGGACGATGCAGGTCTTCCCTCTGGTCTGGATGACAACGGGCGGTGGTCCGATCCATTCGACCGAGGTGCTGAGCACTTATACCTACAAACTGGCGTTCTCGAGTTACGAATTTTCGCTGGCTTCGGCGAGCGCGATCTTCATCCTGATCATGTCGATGAGCGTGACATACCTCTACATCAAACATCAGAAGGCCAGGTAA
- a CDS encoding sugar ABC transporter substrate-binding protein, which yields MNVRKYLATMKSAAAVWALCATCAFAETNIEFIQWWEPEMPAGALRGIMDDFEAANPGIKVTLVSGPYSATHDQIVVGAASGTLSDVVGLDGAWVNGLAKQGAIASMDSLMADAKYDPSQIADIVKVSGQSVMFPLASFVYPVFVNLDLAKAAGVDKMPTNRTEFADAAKKMTNPDKNEYGWVLPLALQNPGGIQNDVMSWVWASGASMLKDGKPDLENEAVVGALEYIKSLQDAGVISPGIFAKKEQDKVEEFVNGRVGMMVDSLAHINLIRERNAKLNFGISALPAVDGYTGKRGLPYASWGIGISDSSEHKAEAWKLVEYLMSPDVNGRLVSIANAFPGNVKAKPDFSKSDPLFEEAFKIFQSGHLANEFVGLPVAEDLMRDMNVEVQKMFDGQQTAKDAAANTQKQWLVEFAK from the coding sequence ATGAACGTTAGAAAATACCTTGCGACGATGAAGTCTGCTGCGGCTGTTTGGGCACTGTGTGCTACCTGTGCCTTTGCTGAGACCAATATCGAATTCATCCAATGGTGGGAACCTGAAATGCCTGCTGGTGCCTTGCGCGGCATCATGGACGACTTTGAGGCCGCAAACCCTGGCATCAAGGTCACACTTGTCAGCGGCCCCTATTCCGCGACGCACGATCAGATCGTGGTTGGTGCCGCGTCGGGGACGCTCAGCGATGTCGTCGGTCTGGACGGCGCGTGGGTCAACGGACTTGCAAAGCAGGGCGCGATCGCGTCGATGGACAGTCTCATGGCTGACGCCAAGTATGATCCAAGTCAGATCGCCGACATCGTCAAGGTCAGCGGACAAAGCGTCATGTTCCCGCTCGCCTCGTTCGTCTACCCGGTCTTCGTCAACCTCGATCTCGCCAAGGCTGCCGGTGTCGACAAGATGCCGACCAACCGCACTGAATTCGCCGATGCCGCGAAGAAAATGACCAATCCGGACAAGAACGAGTACGGCTGGGTGCTGCCGCTGGCCCTCCAAAACCCCGGCGGCATCCAGAACGACGTTATGTCGTGGGTCTGGGCTTCGGGTGCGTCGATGCTGAAGGACGGCAAGCCCGATCTGGAAAACGAAGCGGTCGTCGGTGCGCTCGAATATATCAAGTCGCTGCAGGACGCCGGCGTCATCTCGCCCGGTATCTTCGCCAAGAAGGAACAGGACAAGGTCGAAGAGTTCGTCAACGGCCGTGTCGGCATGATGGTCGACTCCCTGGCTCACATCAACCTGATCCGCGAGCGTAATGCCAAGTTGAATTTCGGCATCTCGGCGCTGCCTGCCGTCGATGGTTATACGGGCAAGCGCGGACTGCCCTATGCCTCCTGGGGTATCGGCATCAGCGACAGCAGCGAGCACAAGGCAGAAGCCTGGAAACTTGTCGAATATCTGATGAGTCCGGACGTGAACGGTCGCCTGGTGTCTATCGCCAACGCCTTCCCGGGCAACGTGAAAGCCAAGCCCGACTTCTCGAAATCGGACCCGCTTTTTGAAGAAGCCTTCAAGATCTTCCAAAGCGGTCATCTGGCCAACGAATTCGTGGGCCTGCCGGTCGCTGAAGACCTGATGCGCGATATGAACGTCGAAGTGCAGAAGATGTTCGACGGCCAGCAAACCGCAAAGGACGCGGCTGCCAATACGCAGAAGCAGTGGCTGGTTGAATTCGCCAAATAA
- the ugpC gene encoding sn-glycerol-3-phosphate ABC transporter ATP-binding protein UgpC → MAVVVLDKICKTFGTKFHAIKDLSLTIHDGEFLILVGPSGCGKSTALRMIAGLEEITSGTLSIGGENVEDLAPKDRDIAMVFQNYALYPHMTVFDNIAFSMKLAGKSKAERTKRVNEIAKILQLHTLLDSKPAALSGGQRQRVAMGRAMVREPAAFLMDEPLSNLDAKLRVQMRAEIASLQRQLGVTTIYVTHDQTEALTMGDRVAVLKGGVLQQVDTPKTLYNRPVNAFVAGFIGSPSMNLFEGRLHDGRINLPTFSIPVPASTLERSPDLTAFEGKTVIFGIRPEDLYDSNLGSGSHYATMPAIVKSIEELGSELIVHLSIDAVRIDSGDPDAVEDLSGAANAVAKFEAVSAVQSGELINLAIDVAKLHFFDPQTHLAI, encoded by the coding sequence GTGGCTGTTGTTGTATTGGACAAAATTTGTAAGACCTTCGGGACAAAATTCCACGCGATTAAGGATCTTAGCCTGACGATACACGATGGCGAGTTCCTGATTCTCGTGGGTCCTTCGGGATGTGGGAAATCAACCGCCTTGCGCATGATCGCGGGGCTGGAGGAGATCACCAGCGGAACCTTGAGCATTGGTGGTGAGAATGTCGAGGACCTGGCGCCGAAGGACCGGGATATCGCGATGGTCTTTCAGAATTACGCTCTGTATCCGCATATGACGGTGTTCGACAACATTGCCTTCTCGATGAAGCTTGCGGGAAAGAGCAAGGCCGAGCGTACGAAGCGCGTGAATGAAATAGCAAAGATCCTGCAGTTGCATACGCTGCTCGACAGTAAGCCGGCGGCGCTGTCTGGCGGACAACGTCAGAGGGTCGCAATGGGGCGCGCGATGGTGCGGGAGCCTGCGGCGTTTCTCATGGATGAGCCCCTGTCAAACCTGGATGCCAAGCTGCGTGTGCAGATGCGCGCAGAAATCGCCAGCCTGCAACGACAGCTGGGTGTGACCACGATCTATGTAACGCATGATCAGACCGAAGCCTTGACCATGGGCGACCGGGTCGCTGTCTTGAAGGGCGGCGTCCTCCAGCAGGTCGATACGCCCAAGACCTTGTACAATCGACCGGTCAATGCGTTCGTCGCTGGGTTCATCGGTTCGCCGTCGATGAACCTGTTCGAAGGCCGTTTGCACGATGGCAGGATCAACCTGCCGACCTTCTCGATACCGGTGCCGGCAAGCACGCTTGAGCGCTCTCCCGATCTGACTGCATTCGAAGGCAAGACGGTCATCTTCGGAATCCGCCCGGAAGATCTGTATGATAGCAATCTGGGATCCGGATCGCACTACGCGACGATGCCGGCAATTGTAAAGTCGATAGAGGAATTGGGTTCCGAACTCATTGTCCATTTGAGTATCGACGCGGTTCGGATCGATTCCGGCGACCCTGATGCCGTGGAAGACCTAAGCGGCGCCGCAAACGCCGTGGCGAAGTTTGAAGCCGTCAGCGCGGTCCAGTCGGGCGAGTTGATCAACCTGGCGATCGATGTGGCCAAGCTGCACTTTTTCGATCCCCAGACACATCTCGCGATCTAG
- a CDS encoding PfkB family carbohydrate kinase, producing the protein MTRDLQVLGFGALAIDDIIYVDRPLHAGKGKVTNRTQDHGGNVATALVAVAKLGGRAGFIGWLSDQPLTDASGRELERHGVDISFAPRRSDARPIRSVITVGSDGDRFIAYDDDVPHGTSDVLADGTLAQAQVLLIDGYATHADAIVARARKLGLAVVADIEWTIGLETERLMGLSNHLVVPLGFAQAYTGESDATAILRRLWSDDRAAVVLTDGDRGAYVRQKDDVVLWHVPAYKVRAVDTTGAGDCFHGAYAFALTEGKPPVACAIYATAAAAISVTGRGGRMALPDHGTCLAWIAGENAPVPIPIAPAD; encoded by the coding sequence GTGACGCGCGATCTTCAGGTTTTGGGCTTCGGTGCCTTGGCGATTGACGACATCATCTACGTCGACCGGCCGTTGCATGCCGGTAAAGGAAAGGTGACGAATCGCACCCAGGACCACGGTGGCAATGTGGCGACGGCACTTGTTGCGGTCGCCAAGTTGGGGGGACGCGCCGGCTTCATCGGGTGGCTGAGCGATCAGCCGCTCACTGATGCTAGCGGCCGCGAGCTTGAACGGCACGGGGTCGATATATCTTTCGCGCCGCGTCGTTCCGATGCCAGGCCAATCCGGTCGGTTATCACGGTCGGGTCTGATGGCGACAGATTCATTGCCTACGATGATGACGTGCCGCACGGAACCTCTGACGTGCTGGCCGACGGCACCCTTGCGCAAGCCCAGGTGCTGTTGATCGACGGCTATGCCACACACGCCGATGCGATCGTTGCTCGTGCCCGCAAGCTGGGTCTGGCAGTGGTGGCCGATATCGAATGGACAATCGGACTCGAGACTGAACGATTGATGGGCCTATCCAACCACCTGGTGGTGCCCTTAGGATTTGCACAGGCCTATACCGGCGAGAGCGATGCGACGGCGATCCTGCGCAGGCTGTGGTCAGATGACCGCGCTGCGGTCGTTCTAACCGATGGTGACCGAGGGGCCTATGTCAGGCAAAAGGACGACGTTGTTTTGTGGCACGTCCCTGCCTATAAGGTCAGGGCGGTGGACACCACCGGTGCCGGGGATTGCTTTCATGGCGCCTACGCCTTTGCCCTCACAGAGGGCAAGCCGCCTGTCGCCTGCGCTATTTACGCGACTGCCGCCGCCGCGATTTCGGTCACGGGGAGGGGTGGCCGCATGGCTCTACCAGATCACGGGACGTGTCTCGCATGGATAGCCGGAGAAAATGCGCCCGTGCCCATACCGATTGCGCCAGCGGACTGA
- a CDS encoding class I fructose-bisphosphate aldolase, whose translation MGLGTKVRLSRLFSHPSGHLFGGAVDHFVGYGNVREGGLADLPGALARVMAGGPDYISIQPGAARHLWPAYAGKAALVIQAGCFTPDDRIRQLIATPEDAVRYGADALAVAIPVRGDTEGHYIRWLTDTVNAAARFEMPVVAHVYPRDYANGGKIVFTPDEIAYAVRIGFETGVDVIKVGYTGDFGSFQETVATCPVPIVIAGGPKTDTLLGALIQTSEALRAGAKGAVVGRNLWGHGDTTMAARAFKFVIHDGMAPQEALAAAGA comes from the coding sequence ATGGGCCTTGGAACCAAAGTTCGCCTGTCGCGTCTGTTCTCACATCCATCCGGGCATCTGTTTGGTGGTGCGGTCGACCATTTCGTGGGCTACGGCAACGTCCGCGAGGGCGGCCTTGCAGATCTGCCCGGAGCGCTGGCGCGGGTGATGGCCGGAGGGCCGGACTACATCAGCATTCAGCCCGGTGCGGCACGTCATCTGTGGCCCGCATACGCAGGCAAGGCGGCGCTGGTCATTCAGGCAGGCTGCTTTACCCCCGACGACCGGATCCGTCAGTTGATCGCGACACCCGAAGATGCGGTGCGCTACGGCGCCGATGCGCTGGCCGTCGCCATCCCGGTGCGTGGCGATACCGAGGGCCACTACATTCGTTGGCTTACAGATACGGTCAACGCGGCCGCCCGCTTCGAAATGCCGGTCGTTGCTCACGTTTATCCCCGCGACTATGCAAACGGCGGCAAGATCGTATTCACCCCCGACGAAATCGCTTATGCCGTGCGGATCGGCTTTGAGACCGGAGTTGACGTGATCAAGGTCGGATACACTGGTGACTTTGGATCATTCCAGGAAACCGTGGCCACTTGCCCGGTCCCGATCGTCATTGCCGGCGGCCCGAAGACAGACACTCTTCTGGGTGCTCTGATCCAGACCTCCGAAGCGCTGCGCGCCGGCGCAAAGGGTGCCGTGGTGGGTCGCAACCTGTGGGGACACGGTGACACGACGATGGCCGCGCGCGCCTTCAAGTTCGTCATTCACGACGGTATGGCGCCGCAAGAGGCGCTGGCGGCGGCAGGCGCCTGA
- a CDS encoding DeoR/GlpR family DNA-binding transcription regulator: MLAEQRRHHIMLELQRTGQARTSQLAENFGVSEVTIRSDLEILDAKKQLIKTHGGAIALPAGSPAAAFEERMNRNFDAKRRIAQMAARQITDNQSVVFDSGSTLLQLAMQMPPVTNVVVATTAMNIAQHLMYRPGLDVHMIGGRVFPSTVSTIVSDSDKAVGGLVAHQAFVSAHAIDQAFDVVDVSEDIARTKRNLVRMARRVILVADSSKWDIGASSKAFSLSRVDLIITDSGMPHGIRSRLDKLGVEVRYV; the protein is encoded by the coding sequence ATGCTTGCAGAACAACGGCGACACCACATCATGCTGGAGCTTCAACGGACCGGTCAGGCACGCACCAGCCAGCTGGCGGAAAACTTCGGCGTCTCCGAGGTAACGATCAGGTCCGACCTGGAAATTCTGGATGCAAAGAAGCAGTTGATCAAAACGCACGGCGGTGCGATTGCCTTGCCAGCCGGCTCGCCCGCAGCGGCCTTCGAAGAACGCATGAATCGCAATTTCGACGCCAAACGGCGTATCGCACAGATGGCAGCGCGCCAGATCACGGACAATCAGTCGGTGGTGTTCGACAGCGGCTCGACGCTTCTACAGCTCGCCATGCAGATGCCACCGGTGACCAATGTCGTGGTGGCAACAACCGCCATGAACATCGCACAGCACCTCATGTATCGCCCGGGGCTGGACGTGCACATGATTGGCGGTCGGGTCTTTCCCAGCACAGTCAGTACGATTGTGTCGGATTCTGACAAAGCCGTGGGCGGCCTTGTGGCCCACCAGGCATTCGTCAGCGCGCATGCGATCGATCAGGCGTTCGATGTTGTCGACGTCTCGGAAGACATTGCGCGCACCAAGCGCAATCTGGTTCGCATGGCGCGGCGCGTGATCCTTGTGGCGGATTCCAGCAAATGGGATATCGGCGCTTCGTCGAAGGCCTTCTCATTGTCACGGGTCGATCTGATCATCACCGACAGCGGTATGCCTCATGGGATTCGTAGTCGGTTGGATAAACTGGGGGTCGAAGTCCGCTATGTGTAG